In the genome of Massilibacillus massiliensis, one region contains:
- a CDS encoding ShlB/FhaC/HecB family hemolysin secretion/activation protein: protein MSYLKIFCTKRSTSFIVSILILFVNTQLVQAAPSPPDPIVQKGSSLHDKEQQKQKARETEQERLFNQQKPDVFLQKEHDKQTTLTLPEETPSFLIQNIVLEGQSTDQFPWTKHVLAPYIGQKIGWQGINLIVKQLTENFVDRGFVTTRVLIPQQNLSQGTLTLTLVPGIIQDIRFAQGSAQTNWHNAFPARPGQILNLRDLEQGLEQMKRVPSQDVEMELVPGEKEGESIVVLSLKKTKPWKTILSLDDSGSQATGRLQTSGTFSYDNLFGSNDLFNLSYNFDADREQNSHGTRGNSIYYSIPQGYWTYTFSGSSYRYHQTVPLENDAFRFSGKSTKFEFNVDRLIYRDQNSKTTLGLGLTKSHSKSYIEDTELEGQRRDMTAAQISLTQKQYIGQNVLDYTVGYKRGVPWFGAQEYFKEADLPTSRYQLWTLDANLTVPLQFGSRKGQYTGILHGQYTQDTLYASEFLSIGNRYTVRGFDGETTLSAENGWYLQNEFSIALDDANQLYIGLDYGQISGATANQNAGKKLAGAVLGLRGKLDASRTQYDLFVGTALKKPKHMEAKGAVIGFQLIYQM, encoded by the coding sequence GTGTCATATTTAAAAATTTTTTGTACAAAACGATCTACATCTTTCATCGTAAGCATTTTAATCCTGTTCGTGAATACACAACTGGTACAAGCGGCGCCATCACCACCTGACCCAATTGTACAAAAAGGGAGCAGTCTTCACGACAAAGAACAGCAAAAACAAAAAGCCCGTGAAACAGAACAAGAACGTCTATTCAATCAACAAAAACCCGACGTTTTTTTGCAAAAAGAACATGACAAGCAAACAACCTTGACTTTGCCCGAAGAGACACCAAGTTTTTTAATTCAAAACATCGTACTTGAAGGTCAATCTACAGACCAATTTCCATGGACAAAACATGTACTTGCCCCCTACATCGGGCAAAAAATTGGCTGGCAGGGCATCAATCTCATCGTAAAACAACTCACGGAAAACTTTGTTGACCGTGGTTTTGTCACAACAAGAGTACTCATACCACAGCAAAATTTATCCCAAGGAACCCTAACCCTGACGCTTGTACCCGGAATCATACAAGATATTCGATTTGCCCAAGGCAGTGCACAAACCAACTGGCATAACGCCTTTCCCGCACGCCCCGGACAAATCCTAAATCTGCGTGATTTAGAACAAGGCCTAGAGCAAATGAAACGCGTACCATCCCAAGACGTTGAGATGGAATTAGTACCCGGAGAAAAAGAGGGCGAAAGCATCGTCGTACTATCCCTAAAAAAGACCAAACCCTGGAAAACCATTCTCTCCCTTGACGACTCCGGCAGTCAAGCAACCGGAAGACTGCAAACCTCAGGAACCTTTTCCTACGACAATCTATTCGGCAGCAACGATCTATTTAACCTATCATATAACTTTGACGCTGACAGAGAACAAAACTCACACGGCACCCGAGGCAACAGTATATACTATTCGATCCCACAAGGATACTGGACCTATACATTTTCAGGATCTTCCTATCGATACCACCAGACCGTTCCCCTAGAAAACGATGCGTTTCGTTTTTCCGGCAAAAGCACCAAATTTGAATTCAATGTAGACCGTCTGATCTACCGAGATCAAAACAGCAAAACCACCCTCGGATTAGGTTTGACCAAATCGCATAGCAAATCCTATATTGAAGACACCGAACTCGAAGGACAACGTCGTGACATGACAGCCGCACAAATCTCTCTCACCCAAAAACAATACATCGGACAAAACGTCCTCGACTACACAGTAGGCTACAAACGAGGTGTACCCTGGTTTGGTGCACAAGAATATTTTAAAGAAGCCGATCTGCCAACCTCCCGCTACCAGCTTTGGACCCTAGACGCAAACCTAACTGTACCATTACAATTTGGCAGCAGAAAAGGACAATATACAGGCATCCTGCACGGACAATACACCCAAGACACCCTCTATGCCTCAGAATTTCTTAGCATCGGCAACCGTTACACCGTACGAGGCTTTGATGGAGAAACAACACTATCCGCCGAAAACGGCTGGTATCTGCAAAATGAATTCAGTATTGCACTTGACGATGCCAACCAACTCTATATTGGACTCGACTATGGACAAATCAGCGGCGCCACCGCAAATCAAAATGCAGGCAAAAAACTAGCCGGTGCCGTTTTAGGCTTACGTGGCAAACTCGATGCCTCCAGAACACAATACGACCTATTTGTTGGAACCGCTCTGAAAAAGCCAAAGCACATGGAAGCAAAAGGCGCCGTCATCGGTTTTCAGCTCATCTATCAGATGTAA